One genomic window of Gossypium hirsutum isolate 1008001.06 chromosome D11, Gossypium_hirsutum_v2.1, whole genome shotgun sequence includes the following:
- the LOC107903056 gene encoding protein LURP-one-related 17: MSFFMKSSSRSVHEERRWSAELPTTQSDLCMSLTVWRKSLVMSCNGFTVINSDGNVVYRVETYIGQRPKELVLMDGVGKSILTMRRNKNLRFLDTWFIYGGEIGAHCISTKRSEEQPIFYVKKCINILHNNPNVLAYVYRGRSTDEKYVYMIEGSYSHRSCKVVNEAKKVVAEIKRKDAIIGGVSFGVEVFMLIVEAGFDPGLAMALVLLLDQMFS, from the exons ATGTCTTTTTTCATGAAATCTTCATCAAGATCGGTACATGAAGAACGACGTTGGTCGGCCGAGTTACCGACGACCCAAAGTGATCTATGCATGTCGCTAACGGTGTGGAGAAAATCGCTTGTAATGAGCTGTAACGGATTCACCGTGATTAATTCCGATGGTAATGTAGTTTATCGAGTCGAAACTTACATAGGACAACGCCCTAAAGAACTTGTTCTTATGGATGGGGTTGGAAAATCCATACTGACAATGCGACGTAACAAG AACCTTAGATTCTTGGATACTTGGTTTATCTATGGTGGGGAAATAGGTGCTCATTGTATATCAACAAAACGATCAGAGGAGCAACCGATTTTCTATGTAAAGAAATGTATTAACATCTTACATAACAACCCTAATGTACTAGCATACGTATATCGGGGCCGGTCAACGGACGAAAAGTACGTTTATATGATCGAAGGATCCTATTCGCATAGATCGTGTAAAGTGGTGAATGAAGCAAAGAAAGTGGTGGCTGAGATTAAGAGAAAAGATGCAATAATTGGAGGTGTTTCTTTTGGTGTAGAGGTTTTTATGTTGATTGTAGAGGCTGGATTTGATCCTGGTTTGGCAATGGCTTTGGTTCTTTTGTTGGATCAAATGTTTTCTTAG